The following coding sequences lie in one Megalodesulfovibrio gigas DSM 1382 = ATCC 19364 genomic window:
- a CDS encoding response regulator, producing the protein MPRLLTVILVDDHPLFREGLKRIVETAGTLRLVGEAATLDEARTAIGSHKPDLVLLDIAIQGGSGMRLVREIKTISPHTRMLVVSSNTDPALVEGAFHAGASGFLTKTAGSLESVKALNRVAGGDVYLDPELTQSVAMARLRPGAAASAATAGQSEKLTNRERQVLQMVSQGLYTREIASMLGLSTKTVEHHRCRLMRKLGCRNSAEVVAWAHRAGLFTEEAPRRRGAEA; encoded by the coding sequence ATGCCGCGTCTGCTCACTGTAATTCTGGTGGATGACCACCCATTGTTCCGGGAAGGACTCAAGCGGATTGTGGAAACCGCCGGCACGTTGCGTCTGGTGGGCGAGGCGGCAACGCTGGACGAGGCGCGGACAGCCATCGGCAGCCACAAGCCCGACTTGGTGCTGCTGGACATTGCCATCCAGGGCGGCAGCGGCATGCGGCTGGTCCGTGAAATCAAGACCATTTCCCCGCACACACGCATGCTGGTGGTCTCCTCCAATACGGATCCCGCGTTGGTGGAAGGCGCGTTCCACGCCGGGGCGTCCGGTTTCCTGACCAAGACGGCCGGCAGCCTGGAATCCGTCAAGGCGCTGAATCGCGTGGCTGGTGGCGATGTGTATCTGGATCCGGAGCTCACCCAGTCCGTGGCCATGGCCCGGCTGCGGCCCGGCGCTGCCGCGTCGGCCGCCACCGCCGGACAATCGGAAAAGCTGACCAATCGCGAACGTCAAGTGCTGCAGATGGTCTCCCAGGGACTGTACACCAGAGAGATCGCCTCCATGCTGGGCCTCTCCACCAAGACCGTGGAACATCACCGGTGCCGGCTCATGCGCAAGCTGGGCTGCCGCAACTCGGCCGAGGTGGTGGCCTGGGCCCACCGCGCCGGGCTGTTCACCGAGGAAGCGCCGCGGCGCCGGGGTGCCGAGGCGTAA
- a CDS encoding right-handed parallel beta-helix repeat-containing protein, producing the protein MFTRAMFSVFSVFPMSPMSPMFPMVSMFICLMCTAVCVLAGPACLHAATFSPGVQADVCNRATLSGVVRYVATTGNDTTGDGTAARPYRTLLRAAEVVQANETIVLRQGTYVEADEIRLRVPGVTIRSYPGEWAIVDRRAETEYGSGIYFYVGSDGGALECVEVRGGFYAVSTETKWDWGDPDDRAGASRIRIENTKLHSSLRDVVKIKPNSDDIIIRHNEIYNSGVNEPPDDCNAEGIDNVNGDRTLVAHNHIHDICSTGVYLKGGATDGVIEYNLIERTGGAGILLGFDTSPEYFDLTVNPNYYENIRGIARNNLVRDTGGSGIGFYASLDAKAYNNTLVDTASSFHTPIYFGITFQDWDPEAGRPANRNPTVLYNIVSQPGTPTQQVVAIRYSTELGGLSALDGALRINANCYWRAAGAAWFDDGRTNWSGNFAQWKTHIGGDGSTRETNPQLDADSLPQQAVCMGRGHGGALGGGVPGMALLLE; encoded by the coding sequence ATGTTCACGCGCGCCATGTTTTCCGTGTTTTCCGTGTTCCCCATGTCCCCCATGTCCCCCATGTTCCCCATGGTCTCCATGTTCATATGTCTGATGTGCACGGCCGTGTGCGTGCTCGCAGGGCCTGCCTGCCTGCATGCAGCGACATTCTCTCCCGGGGTGCAGGCGGATGTGTGCAATCGGGCCACGCTGTCCGGCGTGGTGCGGTATGTGGCCACCACCGGCAACGATACCACGGGCGACGGCACCGCCGCCAGGCCGTACCGCACCCTGTTGCGGGCTGCGGAAGTGGTGCAGGCCAACGAAACCATCGTCCTGCGACAGGGAACCTATGTGGAGGCCGACGAAATCCGCCTCCGGGTGCCCGGCGTCACCATCCGGTCGTATCCGGGAGAATGGGCCATCGTGGACCGCCGTGCGGAAACGGAATATGGGTCCGGAATCTATTTTTATGTGGGCTCCGATGGCGGGGCCCTGGAATGCGTGGAGGTGCGGGGCGGCTTTTACGCCGTCTCCACAGAAACCAAGTGGGACTGGGGCGACCCGGACGACCGCGCCGGCGCCTCCCGTATCCGCATCGAAAACACCAAGCTGCACAGCTCCCTGCGCGATGTGGTCAAGATCAAGCCCAACAGCGACGACATCATCATCCGGCACAACGAGATCTACAATTCCGGTGTGAATGAACCCCCCGACGACTGCAACGCCGAAGGCATCGACAACGTCAATGGTGACCGGACCCTCGTGGCCCACAACCACATCCACGACATCTGCTCCACCGGCGTGTACCTCAAGGGCGGGGCCACGGACGGCGTGATCGAGTACAACCTGATCGAACGCACCGGCGGCGCGGGCATCCTGCTGGGGTTCGATACCAGCCCCGAGTATTTCGACCTGACGGTGAATCCGAACTATTACGAAAATATCCGAGGCATTGCACGAAACAATCTGGTCCGCGACACCGGCGGCTCGGGCATCGGCTTTTACGCCTCCCTGGACGCCAAGGCCTACAACAATACCCTTGTGGACACGGCGTCGTCCTTCCACACCCCCATCTACTTCGGCATCACCTTTCAGGACTGGGACCCGGAAGCCGGCCGCCCGGCCAATCGCAACCCCACGGTGCTGTACAACATCGTCAGCCAGCCGGGGACGCCCACGCAACAGGTGGTCGCCATCCGCTATTCCACCGAGCTGGGGGGCCTGAGCGCCCTGGACGGCGCGTTGCGCATCAATGCGAACTGCTACTGGCGCGCTGCCGGAGCCGCCTGGTTCGACGACGGCCGCACCAATTGGTCGGGCAATTTTGCGCAGTGGAAAACACACATTGGCGGGGATGGCTCCACGCGGGAGACGAATCCACAGCTCGATGCGGACTCTCTGCCGCAGCAGGCGGTGTGCATGGGGCGCGGCCACGGCGGGGCCCTGGGCGGGGGTGTCCCTGGCATGGCGCTGCTGCTGGAGTGA
- the msrB gene encoding peptide-methionine (R)-S-oxide reductase MsrB, giving the protein MRRSSLFVLLPAMCLALVWLLTGGSVPHLASQENVTMPNATSAPATATAVFAGGCFWCTESDFEKIPGVLEANSGYAGGTEPNPAYTDVSAGRTGHLEAVQVVYDPQQLSYADLVEHFWRTIDPTDAGGQFVDRGAQYTTAIFTASDQEREIAERSKRALAASGRFSKPIVTAILPLDRFWPAEAYHQNFHVANPVRYCAYREGSGRDQFLEKTWGSLRQVANNATAGRWVKPSPAELKARLTPLQYHVTQEEGTEPPFTNAYADNKQEGIYVDVVSGEPLFSSTHKFDSGTGWPSFWQPLHPDNIVEHTDRSLFRTRTEVRSKAADSHLGHVFPDGPPPTGLRYCINSAALRFVPRDQLEAEGYGEFVTLFQ; this is encoded by the coding sequence ATGCGCCGTTCATCCCTGTTCGTGTTGTTGCCGGCAATGTGTCTTGCGCTGGTCTGGCTCCTGACCGGCGGCAGTGTTCCCCACCTTGCATCCCAGGAGAATGTGACCATGCCCAATGCCACCTCTGCGCCAGCCACCGCCACGGCCGTGTTTGCCGGCGGCTGCTTCTGGTGCACGGAATCGGATTTCGAGAAAATTCCCGGCGTGCTGGAGGCCAACTCCGGCTATGCCGGCGGTACGGAACCCAATCCTGCCTACACGGATGTCTCCGCCGGCCGCACCGGCCACCTGGAGGCTGTGCAGGTGGTGTATGATCCGCAGCAACTCAGCTACGCCGATCTGGTGGAGCACTTCTGGCGCACCATCGACCCCACCGACGCCGGCGGGCAGTTTGTGGACCGCGGCGCCCAGTACACGACGGCCATCTTCACGGCCAGCGACCAGGAGCGGGAGATTGCCGAACGCTCCAAGCGCGCCCTGGCCGCCTCTGGTCGGTTCAGCAAGCCCATTGTCACGGCCATCCTGCCCCTGGACCGGTTCTGGCCGGCCGAGGCCTATCACCAGAACTTCCATGTCGCCAACCCGGTGCGCTATTGCGCCTACCGGGAGGGATCCGGGCGGGATCAGTTCCTGGAAAAAACCTGGGGCAGCCTGCGACAGGTTGCGAACAATGCCACCGCCGGGCGCTGGGTCAAGCCCTCGCCGGCGGAACTCAAGGCACGGCTGACGCCGCTGCAGTACCACGTGACCCAGGAGGAGGGCACGGAACCGCCCTTTACCAATGCCTACGCAGACAACAAGCAGGAGGGGATTTACGTGGATGTGGTGTCCGGCGAGCCGCTGTTCAGCTCCACCCACAAGTTCGATTCCGGCACCGGCTGGCCCAGTTTCTGGCAGCCGCTGCACCCGGACAACATCGTGGAGCACACGGATCGTTCCCTGTTCAGGACCCGTACCGAGGTGCGCAGCAAGGCGGCGGATTCCCACCTGGGGCACGTGTTCCCGGACGGCCCGCCCCCCACGGGCTTGCGCTACTGCATCAACTCCGCGGCCCTGCGCTTTGTGCCCAGGGACCAGCTTGAGGCGGAAGGGTATGGGGAATTTGTGACACTGTTCCAGTAA
- the glmM gene encoding phosphoglucosamine mutase, translated as MNAKLFGTDGLRGQVNIYPMVPEVAMRLGLAAGTYFRNGSKKHRAVIGKDTRLSGYVFEFALASGLCASGMDVFLVGPMPTPAISFLTRSMRADIGVVISASHNPFMDNGIKFFDKEGFKLPDEAEEAITAMVLNEDHRWKYPAPEDVGRAYKVDDAEGRYNVFVKNTIPGDLTLDGLKVVVDCANGAAYKVAPLILEELGAQVIRMGNKPDGLNINRQCGSLYPDMVAACVREEGAHLGIALDGDADRLIVVDENGRILDGDQIMAMVAQDMMDRGQLPGNKLVATVMSNMALEVFMKERGGTLVRTPVGDRHVVEAMKREGAVFGGEQSGHLIFLNHTTTGDGTLAALQLLRIMQEQQRPLSELAHLIEPFPQVLLNVHVERKIPFAQCPGLLEAVAAAEAKLGDKGRVLLRYSGTEAVARVMVEGEHRDLVEELAQYLAQAVVAHLK; from the coding sequence ATGAACGCGAAACTTTTCGGAACAGACGGCCTGCGCGGCCAGGTGAACATCTATCCCATGGTCCCCGAAGTGGCCATGCGCCTGGGCCTGGCCGCAGGAACCTACTTCCGCAACGGGTCCAAAAAGCATCGCGCCGTCATCGGCAAGGATACGCGGCTCTCCGGCTATGTGTTCGAGTTCGCGCTGGCCTCGGGGTTGTGCGCCTCGGGCATGGATGTGTTCCTTGTCGGCCCCATGCCCACCCCGGCCATCTCCTTTTTGACGCGCAGCATGCGCGCGGATATTGGCGTGGTCATCTCCGCGTCACATAATCCGTTTATGGACAACGGCATCAAGTTCTTTGACAAGGAAGGCTTCAAGCTGCCGGACGAGGCCGAGGAAGCCATCACCGCCATGGTCCTCAACGAGGACCACCGCTGGAAGTACCCCGCGCCGGAAGACGTGGGCCGCGCCTACAAGGTGGATGACGCCGAGGGCCGCTACAACGTCTTCGTCAAAAACACCATCCCCGGCGATCTGACTCTGGACGGGCTCAAGGTGGTGGTGGATTGCGCCAACGGCGCTGCCTACAAGGTGGCCCCCCTCATTCTGGAAGAACTGGGCGCCCAGGTCATCCGCATGGGCAACAAGCCGGACGGCCTGAACATCAACCGCCAGTGCGGATCCCTGTATCCGGACATGGTGGCCGCCTGCGTGCGGGAGGAAGGCGCGCACCTGGGCATTGCCCTGGATGGCGACGCCGACCGCCTGATTGTGGTGGACGAAAACGGCCGCATCCTCGATGGGGACCAGATCATGGCCATGGTGGCCCAGGACATGATGGACCGGGGCCAGCTCCCCGGCAACAAGCTGGTGGCCACGGTCATGAGCAACATGGCCCTGGAAGTGTTCATGAAGGAACGCGGCGGCACGCTGGTGCGCACCCCCGTGGGGGACCGGCACGTGGTGGAAGCCATGAAGCGCGAAGGCGCCGTCTTTGGCGGCGAGCAGAGCGGGCACCTCATCTTCCTCAATCACACCACCACAGGCGATGGGACCTTGGCCGCCCTGCAGCTGCTGCGCATCATGCAGGAACAGCAGCGCCCGCTTTCCGAACTGGCCCACCTCATTGAGCCGTTCCCGCAGGTCCTGCTCAATGTGCACGTGGAGCGCAAAATTCCCTTTGCCCAGTGCCCGGGCCTGCTGGAGGCCGTGGCCGCGGCAGAAGCCAAGCTGGGAGACAAGGGACGCGTACTGCTGCGGTATTCCGGCACCGAAGCCGTGGCCCGGGTGATGGTGGAAGGGGAACACCGGGATCTGGTGGAGGAGCTGGCCCAGTATCTGGCGCAGGCAGTGGTCGCTCATTTGAAATAA
- a CDS encoding BglII/BstYI family type II restriction endonuclease encodes MDAPLAAGTAEGVGLGADAASEIHAFVPHDIRERYEVHSYKHAAAMLHTCHAAEAAELYDSLRAFRLTKADIQKPGGNESDIPKRFAELLRPQGWDETSIRGDLVVTLSRHKKREDASHGKGAVDQTILRKNNYLDGHKIDFVKHGVAFDLEWNSKDQTFDRDLYAFRAFAECGVIGVGILLTRSASLNPVFAALGVKNKYGASTTWMGKLLYRLNAGRHGGCPVLALGITPALIADWAAA; translated from the coding sequence ATGGATGCGCCCCTTGCGGCCGGGACGGCGGAAGGCGTCGGCCTGGGGGCCGATGCCGCCAGTGAGATTCACGCCTTTGTTCCGCACGATATCCGCGAACGGTACGAGGTCCATAGCTACAAGCACGCGGCAGCCATGCTGCACACGTGCCATGCAGCGGAAGCGGCCGAGCTGTACGATTCGTTGCGGGCCTTTCGCCTCACCAAAGCAGACATTCAAAAGCCCGGCGGCAATGAGTCGGACATCCCCAAGCGGTTTGCCGAGCTGCTGCGGCCCCAGGGGTGGGATGAGACAAGCATCCGGGGGGATCTGGTGGTGACCCTCAGCCGCCATAAAAAGCGCGAGGACGCGAGCCACGGAAAAGGTGCCGTGGATCAGACCATCCTGCGAAAGAACAACTATCTGGACGGGCACAAGATAGATTTCGTCAAGCATGGCGTTGCATTCGACCTGGAGTGGAACAGCAAGGACCAAACCTTCGACCGGGACTTGTACGCCTTCCGCGCCTTTGCCGAATGCGGCGTCATTGGAGTCGGCATTTTGCTGACCAGAAGCGCCTCCCTCAATCCCGTGTTCGCGGCGCTGGGGGTGAAGAACAAATACGGCGCAAGCACAACATGGATGGGCAAGTTGTTGTACAGACTGAATGCCGGAAGGCACGGCGGATGCCCGGTGCTGGCGTTGGGCATTACGCCGGCGCTGATTGCGGACTGGGCCGCCGCATGA
- the folP gene encoding dihydropteroate synthase, whose product MVCWEIRDGARLGPSPFLVMGIVNITPDSFSDGGRFLEPAAAVMHGLALAARGADILDLGGESTRPGSDEVPADEEWRRLEPVFELLQDAPPARGLVLSVDTWRAETAARALAAGAAIVNDISACRFDPALVDVLVQHQPGYVLMHAQGRPKTMQQNPHYDDVVDNVLRFLEERLAALVRAGLAESRIVLDPGIGFGKTVTHNLALLAGLERLAVLGRPVLMGLSRKRFLQGFVPADAPDEAARATALQLATQAATVLAARHGARIHRVHDVAQTRQTLDIVAAVEAAGGEGPCST is encoded by the coding sequence ATGGTCTGCTGGGAAATACGGGACGGCGCTCGCCTGGGGCCATCACCTTTTCTGGTGATGGGCATCGTCAACATCACGCCGGATTCCTTTTCCGACGGCGGCAGGTTCCTGGAGCCTGCCGCCGCGGTCATGCATGGACTCGCGTTGGCTGCCCGAGGGGCGGACATCCTGGACCTGGGCGGCGAATCCACCCGCCCCGGCAGCGATGAAGTCCCGGCCGACGAGGAATGGCGGCGGCTGGAACCGGTGTTCGAGCTGCTGCAGGACGCCCCGCCGGCGCGGGGGCTGGTCCTCTCGGTGGATACCTGGCGCGCCGAAACCGCGGCCCGGGCGTTGGCTGCCGGCGCCGCCATCGTCAACGATATCTCCGCCTGCCGCTTTGACCCTGCTCTGGTGGATGTGCTGGTGCAGCACCAGCCCGGCTATGTGCTCATGCACGCCCAGGGCCGGCCCAAAACCATGCAGCAGAACCCGCACTACGACGATGTGGTGGACAACGTGCTGCGCTTTCTGGAAGAACGCCTGGCCGCGCTGGTACGGGCCGGGCTGGCTGAATCGCGCATCGTACTTGATCCGGGCATCGGCTTCGGCAAGACCGTGACGCACAACCTGGCCCTGCTGGCCGGGCTGGAGCGTCTGGCCGTGCTGGGCCGGCCCGTGCTCATGGGGCTTTCCCGCAAGCGGTTTCTGCAGGGATTCGTCCCGGCAGACGCACCGGATGAGGCCGCCCGCGCCACGGCCCTGCAACTGGCCACCCAGGCCGCCACAGTCCTGGCTGCCCGCCATGGTGCACGCATCCATCGCGTGCATGACGTGGCCCAGACCCGTCAGACGCTGGACATCGTGGCCGCGGTGGAGGCCGCCGGCGGGGAGGGGCCATGCTCGACCTGA
- a CDS encoding diadenylate cyclase gives MLDLTVVRVGWRDVLDMAVVAAALYRMLLLIKGTRAVSVLYGLLLVILVYFASEELGLYTLNWLLTNFLGSIFLVIIILFQQDIRKALSEVGAGRFFRRKTMDGEYLNQLIAALDALAKSRTGALVVIQRKVPLGDVVERGVQLGARISKDLLVTIFYPNTPLHDGAVVIHGGVIVAAACILPLSAGLRYKTEPDYPQFS, from the coding sequence ATGCTCGACCTGACCGTCGTTCGCGTGGGCTGGCGCGATGTGCTGGACATGGCCGTGGTGGCCGCGGCGCTGTACCGGATGCTGCTGCTCATCAAGGGCACCCGGGCCGTGTCTGTGCTGTATGGGCTGTTGCTGGTCATCCTGGTCTATTTCGCCTCCGAGGAGTTGGGGCTGTACACCCTCAACTGGCTGCTCACCAACTTCCTGGGCTCCATCTTCCTGGTCATCATCATCCTGTTCCAGCAGGATATCCGCAAGGCGCTTTCCGAAGTGGGTGCGGGACGTTTCTTCCGCAGAAAGACCATGGACGGCGAGTATCTCAACCAGCTCATCGCCGCCCTGGACGCCCTGGCCAAAAGCCGCACTGGCGCGCTGGTGGTCATTCAGCGCAAGGTGCCCCTGGGCGATGTGGTGGAGCGGGGCGTGCAGCTGGGCGCGCGCATCAGCAAGGATCTGCTGGTGACCATCTTCTACCCCAATACGCCCCTGCACGACGGCGCAGTGGTCATCCACGGCGGGGTCATCGTGGCGGCGGCCTGCATTCTTCCCCTGAGCGCCGGCTTGCGATACAAAACGGAACCTGATTACCCACAATTCTC
- the ftsH gene encoding ATP-dependent zinc metalloprotease FtsH: protein MNNFGRNLVIWVVLSLVLIALLNAFNQPAGSVKKLTYSEFVQSVQEGMVQEVLLQDQNISGKLLDGTNFSSYAPRDAGITTLLMENKVRVKAEPDEEAGYMVLLVNLLPFLIIGAVIFFFMRQVQSSGGKALSFGRSKARLITQEQARVTFEDVAGVDEAKEELTEVVDFLRDPKKFTRLGGRIPKGVLLVGPPGTGKTLLSRAVAGEAGVPFFSISGSDFVEMFVGVGAARVRDLFVQGKKNAPCLIFIDEIDAVGRQRGAGLGGGHDEREQTLNQLLVEMDGFESNEGVILIAATNRPDVLDPALLRPGRFDRQVVVPTPDLKGRRHILGVHSRRTPLSDNVNLDILAKGTPGFSGADLENLVNEAALHAAKMNKDKLDMSDFEEAKDKVLMGKERRSLIMTDEEKRNTAYHEAGHALVGRMLPGTDALHKVTIIPRGRALGVTQYLPEDRHSFSRTYLENRLAMMLGGRAAELVINNEYTTGAGNDIEQATNMARRMVCQYGMSEALGPLNFAERSDEVFIGRDLGHYKTHSEETSRLIDAEIKRFVEDGQKTALDILREKIDVLHAIAAALLERETITGDDVDRLIRGEPLPPFNGGLGKPQPQASQGSQTPPAAEGEGDGQAGTPAQAAGAGDPDAASSDAASAGAPAFAGSDGSTPPDKAGGSTPPAGS, encoded by the coding sequence TTGAACAATTTCGGTCGCAATCTGGTCATCTGGGTGGTTCTGAGCCTGGTGCTCATCGCCCTGTTGAACGCGTTCAATCAGCCAGCCGGCTCGGTCAAAAAACTCACCTACAGCGAATTCGTCCAGAGCGTGCAGGAAGGCATGGTGCAGGAAGTGCTGCTGCAGGACCAGAACATCTCTGGCAAACTGCTTGATGGCACCAACTTTTCCAGTTACGCCCCGCGCGATGCCGGCATCACCACCTTGCTCATGGAAAACAAGGTCCGCGTGAAGGCCGAGCCGGACGAAGAAGCCGGCTACATGGTGCTGCTGGTGAACCTCTTACCCTTCCTCATCATTGGTGCAGTGATCTTTTTCTTCATGCGCCAGGTGCAGAGTTCCGGCGGCAAGGCTTTGTCCTTTGGCCGTTCCAAGGCCCGGCTCATCACCCAGGAGCAGGCCCGCGTCACCTTCGAGGACGTGGCCGGCGTGGATGAAGCCAAGGAAGAGCTTACGGAAGTGGTGGATTTTCTGCGCGATCCCAAGAAGTTCACCCGCCTGGGCGGCCGCATCCCCAAGGGCGTGCTCCTGGTGGGCCCTCCTGGCACGGGCAAGACGCTGCTCTCCCGGGCCGTGGCTGGCGAAGCCGGGGTGCCGTTCTTCTCCATCTCGGGCTCGGACTTTGTGGAAATGTTCGTCGGCGTGGGCGCGGCCCGCGTGCGCGATCTGTTTGTCCAGGGCAAGAAGAATGCCCCCTGCCTCATCTTCATCGATGAAATCGATGCCGTGGGCCGCCAGCGCGGCGCCGGCCTGGGCGGCGGGCACGATGAACGCGAGCAGACCCTGAACCAGCTGCTGGTGGAGATGGACGGCTTTGAGAGCAACGAAGGCGTCATCCTCATCGCCGCCACCAACCGGCCCGACGTGCTGGACCCCGCGCTGCTGCGGCCGGGCCGCTTCGACCGCCAGGTGGTGGTGCCCACGCCGGATCTCAAGGGCCGCCGCCACATCCTGGGCGTGCACTCCCGTCGCACGCCGCTTTCGGACAACGTCAATCTGGATATCCTGGCCAAGGGGACGCCCGGCTTCTCCGGCGCGGATCTGGAAAATCTGGTCAACGAAGCCGCCTTGCACGCCGCCAAGATGAACAAGGACAAGCTGGACATGTCCGACTTCGAGGAGGCCAAGGACAAGGTGCTCATGGGCAAGGAGCGCAGAAGCCTGATCATGACTGATGAGGAAAAGCGCAACACCGCCTACCATGAAGCCGGCCACGCCTTGGTGGGGCGCATGCTCCCCGGCACAGACGCGCTGCACAAGGTGACCATCATCCCCCGCGGCCGGGCCCTGGGCGTGACCCAGTACCTGCCCGAGGACCGTCACAGCTTCTCGCGCACCTACCTGGAAAATCGTCTGGCCATGATGCTCGGCGGCCGGGCGGCGGAACTCGTCATCAACAACGAATACACCACCGGCGCGGGCAACGATATTGAGCAGGCCACCAACATGGCCCGTCGCATGGTCTGTCAGTACGGCATGAGCGAGGCCCTGGGGCCGTTGAACTTCGCCGAACGGTCCGACGAGGTCTTCATCGGCCGCGACCTGGGCCACTACAAGACCCATTCCGAGGAAACCTCCCGGCTCATCGACGCCGAAATCAAGCGCTTTGTGGAAGACGGGCAGAAGACGGCCCTGGACATCCTGCGCGAGAAGATCGACGTGCTGCACGCCATCGCCGCGGCGTTGCTGGAACGCGAAACCATCACCGGCGACGATGTGGATCGTCTCATCCGCGGTGAGCCTTTGCCCCCCTTCAATGGCGGTCTGGGCAAGCCGCAGCCCCAGGCGTCCCAGGGTTCCCAGACGCCCCCGGCGGCGGAAGGCGAGGGCGACGGCCAGGCCGGCACCCCGGCGCAGGCCGCAGGGGCGGGCGATCCGGATGCCGCGTCTTCCGATGCTGCTTCCGCCGGTGCGCCTGCGTTTGCCGGGTCTGACGGCTCCACCCCGCCCGACAAGGCCGGCGGCTCCACCCCCCCTGCAGGCTCCTAG
- a CDS encoding CdaR family protein: MNKGNWQLLLLSIVLSVVAWFFVSGRARVDAQLDLPVQFAGVPENLIIRGGLPNKISVRVRGPQGLLKSLDAKMPPVSINLASLKAGANVVELRQDAIPLSRNFEIVDIQPQRLTILADRFAVRTVNVIPRWDALLEKDWELRTALVQPELTELRGPEQVLQGIESVETQTVAVNGTRPGLVEETVALDLPEELTADPSAVLVRLLFAERRATLQFSAPVSITNTSPLQATVKPQRVLLTVEAPVSMVRDKDWLKAIIAQVQVGRDAQPGSHSLAYRLNLPAEVRVLDTQPEAVELVLTGTPAEPLVNGNHTAPPPARP, encoded by the coding sequence ATGAACAAAGGAAACTGGCAGCTGCTGCTGCTCTCCATCGTGTTGTCCGTGGTGGCTTGGTTCTTCGTGTCCGGCCGGGCACGGGTGGATGCCCAGCTGGACCTGCCCGTGCAGTTTGCCGGCGTGCCGGAGAATCTGATCATCCGCGGCGGCCTGCCGAACAAGATCAGCGTGCGGGTGCGCGGACCGCAGGGACTCCTCAAGTCCTTGGATGCCAAGATGCCGCCCGTGTCCATTAATCTGGCCAGCCTCAAGGCCGGCGCCAATGTGGTGGAGCTGCGTCAGGACGCCATCCCCCTGTCCCGCAATTTCGAGATCGTGGACATCCAGCCCCAGCGCCTGACCATCCTGGCAGACCGCTTCGCCGTGCGCACCGTGAACGTGATTCCCCGCTGGGATGCCCTGCTGGAAAAAGACTGGGAACTGCGCACCGCCCTGGTGCAGCCGGAGCTCACGGAACTGCGCGGGCCGGAACAGGTGCTGCAAGGCATTGAATCCGTGGAAACGCAGACCGTGGCCGTGAACGGCACGCGCCCGGGCCTGGTGGAAGAAACCGTGGCCCTGGACCTGCCCGAGGAACTGACGGCCGATCCTTCCGCGGTCCTGGTGCGGCTGCTCTTTGCGGAACGACGGGCCACGCTGCAGTTTTCCGCACCAGTCAGCATCACCAATACATCGCCGTTGCAGGCCACAGTCAAGCCGCAACGGGTGCTGCTCACGGTGGAAGCGCCGGTCTCCATGGTCCGGGACAAGGACTGGCTGAAGGCGATCATCGCGCAGGTGCAGGTGGGGCGCGATGCCCAGCCCGGCAGCCATTCCCTGGCGTATCGCCTGAATCTGCCGGCCGAGGTGCGGGTGTTGGATACCCAGCCCGAGGCCGTGGAGTTGGTGCTGACCGGCACCCCCGCCGAGCCTCTTGTAAATGGCAACCACACCGCGCCGCCTCCGGCGCGACCGTAA
- a CDS encoding MT-A70 family methyltransferase, whose translation MTTTPAACSAATDLLACCQAAGLGEGLGEGTGAGTVLADPPWQFQNRTGKVAPEHKRLNRYGTMTLDEICALPVQGLAAETAHLYLWVPNALLPEGLAVMQAWGFSYKTNIVWHKIRKDGGPDGRGVGFYFRNTTELVLFGTRGKKARTHAPGRSQVNIIKSQKREHSRKPDELYEIIENCSPGPYLEMFARGSRPGWIAWGNQAEAYYPTWTTYANHSQCGQELEVQQEEQTAP comes from the coding sequence ATGACCACTACACCTGCTGCATGCAGCGCAGCCACGGATCTGCTGGCCTGTTGCCAGGCTGCTGGCCTGGGCGAAGGCCTGGGAGAAGGGACGGGCGCAGGCACCGTGCTGGCGGACCCGCCCTGGCAATTCCAGAACCGCACAGGCAAGGTGGCCCCCGAGCACAAACGGCTCAACCGCTATGGCACCATGACCCTGGACGAGATCTGCGCCCTGCCCGTGCAAGGCCTTGCCGCAGAAACCGCGCATCTCTATCTCTGGGTGCCCAATGCCCTGCTGCCCGAAGGTCTGGCCGTGATGCAGGCCTGGGGCTTTTCGTACAAAACCAACATCGTCTGGCATAAAATCCGAAAGGATGGCGGGCCGGATGGCCGGGGCGTGGGCTTCTACTTCCGCAATACCACGGAGCTGGTGCTGTTCGGCACCCGCGGCAAAAAGGCCCGCACCCATGCGCCGGGCCGCTCGCAGGTGAACATCATCAAGTCGCAAAAGCGGGAGCATTCAAGAAAACCGGACGAGCTGTACGAGATCATCGAGAACTGCAGCCCCGGGCCGTATCTGGAGATGTTTGCCCGCGGCAGCCGCCCGGGATGGATCGCCTGGGGCAATCAGGCCGAGGCATACTATCCCACCTGGACCACGTATGCGAACCACTCCCAGTGCGGGCAGGAACTTGAGGTGCAGCAGGAAGAACAGACAGCGCCGTGA